The following are encoded in a window of Mustelus asterias chromosome 11, sMusAst1.hap1.1, whole genome shotgun sequence genomic DNA:
- the limd2 gene encoding LIM domain-containing protein 2 isoform X2, which translates to MAFLRTVSKELCASCDKTVYPMERLVADKLVFHTTCFCCKHCKAKLSLGSYAALQGEFYCKPHFQQLFKSKGNYDEGFGRKQHKELWQQKAADSDSKFSLSGVLCCL; encoded by the exons ATG GCTTTTCTGCGGACTGTGTCGAAGGAGCTCTGTGCTTCTTGCGATAAGACCGTGTACCCCATGGAACGGCTGGTTGCTGATAAGCTGGTTTTCCATACCACCTGTTTTTGCTGCAAACATTGCAAAGCTAAACTGAG TTTGGGAAGTTATGCAGCACTGCAGGGTGAGTTTTACTGCAAGCCTCACTTCCAACAGTTGTTCAAGAGCAAAGGGAATTATGATGAGGGCTTCGGCCGCAAACAGCACAAGGAACTGTGGCAGCAGAAGGCGGCAGACAGTGACTCCAA attttcactaTCTGGAgtactttgctgtttgtaa
- the limd2 gene encoding LIM domain-containing protein 2 isoform X1, which yields MAFLRTVSKELCASCDKTVYPMERLVADKLVFHTTCFCCKHCKAKLSLGSYAALQGEFYCKPHFQQLFKSKGNYDEGFGRKQHKELWQQKAADSDSKSWLDFWKSCM from the exons ATG GCTTTTCTGCGGACTGTGTCGAAGGAGCTCTGTGCTTCTTGCGATAAGACCGTGTACCCCATGGAACGGCTGGTTGCTGATAAGCTGGTTTTCCATACCACCTGTTTTTGCTGCAAACATTGCAAAGCTAAACTGAG TTTGGGAAGTTATGCAGCACTGCAGGGTGAGTTTTACTGCAAGCCTCACTTCCAACAGTTGTTCAAGAGCAAAGGGAATTATGATGAGGGCTTCGGCCGCAAACAGCACAAGGAACTGTGGCAGCAGAAGGCGGCAGACAGTGACTCCAA aTCCTGGCTTGATTTCTGGAAATCTTGCATGTGA
- the limd2 gene encoding LIM domain-containing protein 2 isoform X3, producing MAFLRTVSKELCASCDKTVYPMERLVADKLVFHTTCFCCKHCKAKLSLGSYAALQGEFYCKPHFQQLFKSKGNYDEGFGRKQHKELWQQKAADSDSK from the exons ATG GCTTTTCTGCGGACTGTGTCGAAGGAGCTCTGTGCTTCTTGCGATAAGACCGTGTACCCCATGGAACGGCTGGTTGCTGATAAGCTGGTTTTCCATACCACCTGTTTTTGCTGCAAACATTGCAAAGCTAAACTGAG TTTGGGAAGTTATGCAGCACTGCAGGGTGAGTTTTACTGCAAGCCTCACTTCCAACAGTTGTTCAAGAGCAAAGGGAATTATGATGAGGGCTTCGGCCGCAAACAGCACAAGGAACTGTGGCAGCAGAAGGCGGCAGACAGTGACTCCAAGTAA